The Halobacteriovoraceae bacterium genome includes a region encoding these proteins:
- a CDS encoding glycosyltransferase family 9 protein: MKKILIIRFSSFGDIVQGTYVLPFLKNTYENCQIHWITKNEFAYLLENNPKIDKVVLFDKKNGILGLLKLAINLRKEHYDLVYDAHCNIRSKILKTTLCFFSQTKLITRTKDRLKRILLFKFGKNLFPWPYKGALSYLKPLSDHLPISGSYEIWDLSKQSDQFLKAKFQELKKGTYIVLAPSAAWEMKRWPAEHWKQLIAQIIHNSSVTIVLIGGPNDTFIEDLVLDQNRVINLAGKTTLFESCLIAIGAKMLVSADTGIMHVADLCGIKGIALIGPTAFGFPTNDNIKVMDVELICRPCSKDGRGRCSQAIYQKCMVDILPESVLREISN, translated from the coding sequence ATGAAGAAAATACTCATCATTCGCTTTTCTAGTTTTGGAGACATTGTGCAGGGCACTTATGTCCTCCCTTTTTTGAAAAATACTTATGAAAATTGCCAGATTCACTGGATTACCAAAAATGAATTTGCTTATCTTTTAGAAAATAATCCCAAAATTGATAAGGTTGTTTTGTTTGACAAAAAAAATGGGATACTTGGACTGCTTAAACTGGCGATTAATTTAAGAAAAGAACATTATGACCTAGTATATGATGCTCATTGTAATATCCGTTCTAAAATATTAAAAACAACTCTATGTTTCTTTTCACAAACTAAACTTATTACAAGAACTAAAGACAGATTAAAGCGAATTCTGTTATTTAAATTTGGTAAAAATTTATTTCCCTGGCCCTACAAAGGAGCTCTTTCCTATCTTAAACCATTATCGGATCATCTTCCGATTAGTGGGAGCTATGAGATTTGGGACCTATCCAAACAAAGTGATCAGTTTTTAAAAGCAAAATTTCAAGAATTGAAAAAAGGCACATACATTGTTCTTGCACCTTCAGCAGCTTGGGAAATGAAAAGATGGCCAGCAGAGCATTGGAAGCAACTCATTGCTCAAATAATCCACAACTCTTCTGTAACTATTGTTTTAATCGGTGGACCAAATGACACTTTCATAGAAGATCTTGTTTTAGATCAAAATCGGGTGATAAATTTAGCAGGTAAAACTACACTTTTTGAAAGTTGTCTCATTGCAATTGGAGCAAAAATGTTGGTGTCCGCTGACACCGGTATTATGCATGTTGCAGATCTATGTGGTATTAAGGGTATCGCACTTATTGGGCCCACGGCCTTTGGTTTTCCGACAAATGATAATATAAAAGTTATGGACGTAGAGCTTATATGCAGGCCATGTTCAAAAGATGGACGTGGACGATGTTCTCAAGCTATTTATCAAAAATGTATGGTTGATATATTACCTGAATCAGTATTGAGAGAGATCAGTAATTAA
- a CDS encoding Ig-like domain-containing protein, protein MKIFNLHIFILLLFVSCKGGGGGASAPVIDIPSVPVDIKNELDELANNTGGNTISQSKFQLSINAQNIVYGDVLINLNSGLEFLSFSMQESKSFAHEFQKDDNFELSISSQNGPVSCSLSTLSGTFNSSDITVDLICPLPSVIRLNSNKDSSFVGDTISVGIEGEISGIWYDFSSYAPISLDSQTIALFESGVLSLLAEGNLQLNAEFNGLVDIKTINIRAPQTLSIESGLSEFDIQVGQSITVDFFANYEDGQRVLITSGLTSTISDLAILSGQGTYTGESEGKATITATFEGVSTSIQANVVAELPTHLEISPFMMNANISEEVDFKVMAIFKDGRSEDYTAQSNLSISDSTLGTLSGKHLAFIQGGDLIVSAQYKNITQTLPIKINSSQVSSLSIQTSSSSLPVGFDMDVKVIAEYEDGTQQDITALVEINVSDNSLATLENSKLTSLGEGTITLSASFNTQSSQKDLQMTNESLQNLSISPSSAFLGKDLSKKFTAFATFDGGSVIDISQKVNWSVEDSTLATIDNLGNVQNINNDTSFVKKEVYAIYSGFNAISSIMISNSMLTQIVVTPNSGTLAVGDQLQMKAYGVFEDGGTYEMTDNVSWSSLQPAIGLIETQGIYNGRLNALSSGVVDVEAVLNGFKDSVKLNVEDGGISQLAEAGLGLSAEFFSGTNYLDPSSSVGSRIDAEIDFNWDKGDAPLGVGDYFSVRWSGQILSPVSEDITFHVRSDDGLRLFIDGNLIIDQWNTHSPRWDKGVVTLEAGKKYDVTIEYFEASGRAIIDFEWESISITRQNVPQSNLFPF, encoded by the coding sequence ATGAAAATATTTAACTTACACATATTCATCCTTCTTCTATTCGTTTCCTGTAAAGGTGGAGGAGGAGGAGCTTCTGCACCAGTTATTGATATTCCTTCTGTACCTGTTGATATTAAAAATGAGTTAGATGAACTAGCAAATAACACTGGTGGAAACACAATCTCTCAAAGTAAATTTCAGCTATCTATCAATGCACAAAATATTGTATATGGAGACGTCCTCATAAACTTGAATTCAGGTTTAGAATTTCTGTCCTTTTCTATGCAAGAGTCTAAAAGTTTTGCTCACGAATTTCAAAAAGATGACAACTTTGAACTTTCAATATCATCTCAAAATGGGCCAGTGAGTTGCTCTCTTTCAACTTTATCTGGCACATTTAATTCAAGTGATATTACTGTCGATTTAATATGCCCACTTCCATCAGTTATTCGTCTCAATTCGAATAAAGATTCTTCTTTTGTTGGCGATACAATTTCAGTTGGTATTGAAGGGGAAATCTCTGGAATTTGGTATGACTTCTCATCATATGCTCCCATTTCATTAGATTCACAAACCATTGCACTGTTTGAATCTGGAGTCTTATCTTTGCTTGCAGAGGGAAATCTCCAATTGAATGCAGAATTTAATGGTTTAGTAGATATTAAAACAATTAATATACGTGCTCCACAAACTCTCTCAATTGAATCAGGCCTTTCAGAGTTTGATATACAAGTTGGTCAATCTATCACAGTTGATTTTTTTGCCAATTATGAAGATGGACAAAGAGTACTTATCACTTCTGGACTTACTTCGACTATAAGTGATTTGGCCATTCTTAGTGGCCAAGGAACATATACTGGAGAAAGTGAGGGTAAAGCTACCATTACAGCAACCTTTGAAGGCGTATCAACTTCAATACAGGCCAACGTTGTAGCTGAACTTCCCACACATTTAGAAATTTCACCATTTATGATGAATGCAAATATCTCTGAAGAAGTAGATTTTAAGGTGATGGCCATCTTTAAAGATGGAAGATCTGAAGATTATACAGCTCAATCTAATTTATCTATCAGTGATTCAACTCTGGGCACTCTATCTGGAAAGCATTTAGCATTTATACAAGGTGGGGACCTTATTGTTTCAGCTCAATATAAAAATATAACTCAAACCTTACCGATAAAAATTAATTCATCACAAGTTAGTTCCTTGTCCATACAAACAAGCTCTTCATCGTTACCAGTTGGTTTTGATATGGATGTTAAAGTGATTGCGGAATATGAAGATGGTACGCAACAAGATATTACTGCACTGGTTGAAATAAATGTTTCAGATAACTCTCTAGCAACTTTAGAAAATTCAAAGTTAACCTCTTTAGGCGAAGGGACAATAACTTTGAGTGCAAGTTTCAATACTCAGAGTTCTCAAAAAGATTTACAAATGACTAATGAAAGTTTGCAAAATTTGAGTATTTCACCATCATCTGCCTTTTTAGGGAAAGATCTTTCTAAAAAATTTACGGCCTTTGCTACATTTGATGGAGGGAGTGTGATTGATATTTCACAAAAAGTGAACTGGAGTGTGGAAGATAGTACTCTGGCCACAATTGATAATTTGGGAAATGTTCAAAATATCAATAATGATACCAGTTTTGTGAAAAAAGAAGTTTACGCTATTTATTCTGGGTTCAATGCCATAAGTAGTATAATGATTAGTAATTCTATGCTGACTCAAATTGTCGTTACCCCAAACTCCGGAACATTGGCAGTTGGTGATCAGCTTCAGATGAAGGCCTATGGTGTTTTTGAAGATGGTGGAACCTATGAGATGACTGACAACGTGAGTTGGTCTTCATTACAACCAGCGATTGGTTTAATAGAAACACAAGGCATTTACAATGGGAGATTAAATGCACTTAGCTCCGGAGTTGTAGATGTTGAAGCTGTGTTAAATGGTTTTAAAGATTCAGTAAAATTAAACGTAGAAGACGGAGGCATTTCACAATTAGCAGAGGCCGGACTTGGTTTAAGTGCAGAATTTTTTAGTGGGACAAATTATCTTGATCCCAGCTCATCGGTTGGATCAAGAATTGATGCAGAGATTGATTTTAATTGGGATAAAGGGGATGCACCACTCGGAGTTGGAGATTATTTTTCTGTACGCTGGTCAGGACAAATTCTTAGTCCTGTTTCTGAAGATATTACCTTTCATGTACGCTCAGATGATGGACTTAGACTTTTTATTGATGGAAATTTAATAATAGATCAATGGAACACCCACTCACCACGTTGGGATAAGGGAGTTGTGACTTTAGAGGCCGGTAAAAAATACGATGTCACTATTGAGTATTTCGAGGCCTCGGGACGTGCAATTATAGATTTTGAATGGGAGTCTATAAGTATAACGCGTCAAAATGTTCCTCAATCGAACCTTTTCCCGTTTTAA
- the thiI gene encoding tRNA 4-thiouridine(8) synthase ThiI, with protein sequence MKSWLVVNIDELWLKGRNRGLYFTALRNHLAKKCRGLFDGETIVKKLNQRFILSINAQISREEIECITQIPGISSVQPALKTPLDKDEIVQAAIELFKSVKTPTTFKVETKRSNKNFEMDSMELSRYVGHHLLKSVPDTSVDVHKPEVRVNIFILDEGAFMTCEKYQGIGGLPVGTSGKILTLISGGLDSPVASVMMSKRGCAQDYIFFYAYPYVGDEVREKIIDICSQIGKYQSSSNLYIIPFGDIQKKISETARASYRTMLFRKLMVIISNKVAKIKRCQALLTGDNLGQVSSQTMGNLTLMDMASDLPIFRPLIGLNKSEIISLSRRYGTHKISLIPHDDACALFAPKNPIISPDHKYWEDFADEYDFSVLVKEAIDAAEKISIDVVGNILTD encoded by the coding sequence ATGAAAAGCTGGTTAGTTGTTAATATTGACGAATTATGGTTAAAGGGAAGAAATAGGGGATTGTATTTTACAGCTCTTAGAAATCATTTGGCAAAAAAATGTAGAGGTCTTTTTGACGGTGAGACGATAGTAAAAAAACTAAACCAAAGATTCATTCTGTCAATTAATGCTCAGATTTCTCGCGAGGAAATAGAATGTATCACTCAGATACCTGGGATTTCAAGTGTACAACCGGCACTCAAAACCCCTCTGGATAAAGATGAAATTGTCCAGGCCGCGATTGAGCTCTTCAAAAGTGTCAAGACTCCAACAACATTTAAAGTTGAGACAAAACGTTCAAATAAAAATTTTGAAATGGATAGTATGGAATTATCTCGTTATGTTGGTCATCATCTCCTAAAAAGTGTTCCAGATACAAGTGTTGATGTCCATAAACCTGAAGTCAGAGTGAATATCTTTATATTAGATGAAGGGGCATTTATGACCTGTGAAAAGTATCAAGGAATTGGTGGATTGCCCGTAGGTACAAGTGGAAAAATTTTAACTTTAATTTCAGGAGGGCTTGATTCTCCAGTTGCGAGTGTCATGATGTCTAAAAGAGGCTGCGCTCAAGATTATATTTTTTTCTATGCTTACCCCTATGTCGGAGATGAGGTGAGAGAAAAAATTATTGATATTTGCTCTCAGATTGGAAAATATCAATCTTCAAGCAATTTATATATTATACCGTTTGGAGATATCCAAAAGAAGATTTCAGAAACGGCCAGAGCTTCTTATCGCACGATGCTTTTTCGAAAATTGATGGTGATAATCAGCAATAAGGTTGCCAAAATAAAGAGATGCCAGGCCCTACTTACAGGGGATAACTTAGGACAAGTTTCTAGCCAAACAATGGGAAATCTTACCTTAATGGATATGGCCAGTGACTTGCCGATTTTTAGGCCACTTATTGGATTAAATAAGTCTGAGATTATTAGTCTCTCTAGACGTTATGGAACACATAAAATTTCTCTGATTCCCCATGATGACGCATGTGCGTTGTTCGCCCCCAAAAACCCCATCATCTCTCCAGATCATAAATATTGGGAAGATTTTGCTGATGAATATGATTTTAGTGTTTTAGTTAAGGAGGCCATTGATGCGGCCGAAAAGATTTCTATCGATGTCGTAGGAAATATTTTAACGGACTAA
- a CDS encoding C1 family peptidase: MNSCLIILLSLLSISLRAGTLGPIKQKNETVTPEGLLILNAIRKDAGMSEWVSENEVEKIIEHAPQYENYEEEVEIKKEVKTKNKTQGESAVERLKRLNREKIQQLQSKDENNSVPQMEKLDLKNMSMKDLKIHNRKQLKQWKNQVQKTYAKWKAARQEYLDKIADYVDGLVPEDTFANEKTTENAQKTFEESKKKLQSFLNDQNSYTVSVEKIKSKVQKKKLVKEGSTEKVKVKQTNPKNFKIIDSAFNVPIRNQGRRPTCASFAAVRAIEILMAQNGKQADLSEQYFYWASKPECQSRKCNSYGSWVVSGFKHSQNSPGLDIPTESSCSYNIFPKEGNQTQIPLENGCRDQGIVKVVDYSYAKTMSQVLDALNKNKPVIGGMKLTPQFYDNDGIVGIHKNSDRVNLDNHAAGHAMLIVGHMSLPSSMHSTEGNYCLMIANSWGSGWGKGGHACVTENWLKANKLRNDFVIVEKIRI; encoded by the coding sequence ATGAATTCTTGCTTAATCATCCTTCTTTCCCTGTTAAGTATTTCACTGAGAGCAGGAACTTTAGGGCCCATTAAACAAAAAAATGAAACTGTCACTCCAGAAGGTCTGCTTATTTTAAATGCAATTCGCAAAGATGCTGGTATGAGCGAATGGGTGTCAGAAAATGAAGTCGAAAAAATTATTGAACATGCTCCACAATATGAAAATTATGAAGAAGAAGTTGAAATTAAAAAAGAAGTTAAAACTAAAAACAAAACACAGGGAGAAAGTGCAGTTGAGAGGTTGAAGAGATTAAATCGTGAAAAAATTCAGCAATTGCAATCAAAAGATGAAAATAATTCTGTGCCACAGATGGAAAAGCTTGATCTAAAAAATATGTCCATGAAAGATCTTAAGATTCACAACCGAAAACAACTAAAACAATGGAAAAACCAAGTTCAAAAAACTTATGCTAAATGGAAGGCCGCGAGGCAGGAGTATCTGGATAAAATTGCTGATTATGTTGATGGTCTGGTACCAGAAGATACTTTTGCAAATGAAAAAACTACAGAAAACGCTCAAAAAACTTTTGAAGAAAGTAAGAAAAAACTACAAAGTTTTTTGAATGATCAAAACTCATACACAGTCTCTGTTGAAAAAATAAAATCTAAAGTTCAAAAGAAAAAACTAGTCAAAGAAGGAAGTACAGAAAAAGTAAAAGTTAAACAGACTAACCCTAAAAATTTTAAAATAATTGATTCTGCTTTTAATGTTCCCATCAGAAATCAAGGTCGACGTCCGACGTGTGCTTCTTTTGCAGCTGTACGTGCAATTGAAATTTTGATGGCCCAAAATGGAAAACAGGCAGATTTGTCTGAACAATATTTTTATTGGGCGTCAAAGCCTGAATGTCAATCAAGGAAATGTAATAGCTACGGATCTTGGGTCGTTAGTGGTTTTAAACATTCTCAAAATTCTCCAGGATTAGATATCCCAACGGAAAGTTCCTGCAGTTATAATATTTTTCCGAAGGAAGGTAATCAAACTCAAATTCCTCTGGAAAATGGTTGCCGTGATCAAGGGATTGTTAAAGTTGTAGATTACTCATATGCAAAAACTATGTCTCAAGTACTAGATGCACTCAACAAAAATAAACCCGTCATTGGAGGGATGAAACTTACTCCACAATTTTACGATAACGATGGAATTGTTGGCATTCATAAGAATTCTGATCGTGTTAATTTAGATAATCATGCAGCTGGGCATGCAATGCTAATTGTTGGACATATGTCGCTTCCTTCATCTATGCATTCAACTGAGGGAAACTATTGCTTAATGATTGCCAATTCATGGGGATCAGGATGGGGTAAGGGAGGACATGCTTGTGTTACTGAAAACTGGCTAAAAGCAAATAAGCTGCGAAATGATTTTGTCATCGTTGAAAAGATACGAATTTAA
- a CDS encoding carboxy terminal-processing peptidase produces MKFKHTLINALLVPLVAFGFDPADKQINSIIGQELKYNLEQKHFRLMKVDDDLSKKAFNQYIEKLDYGKQFLIKSDIEKLRQYELEMDDMLKSGDLKIVKKSIDILANRVAEVRKYEIELFKNQKFDFKKDETLEHDPDKRKYFDNSKELKEYWRKALKQATLNRYITLLEDQKEEVDQSKENKTTKKDKKNETLKQKNISVDKGKVTTIPKQKEEEKPGPDLKNKENGSLIGLSENDLLTKARESVRKKYKRFFDRMLKDRFEDHAEKFYNAITEIYDPHTNYMPPKKKEDFNIEITGSLEGIGAVLSEDGSYIKVVQIVPGGAAWKQKELEVDDIILRVGQGEKGGEDVDLEDMRVDDAVRYIRGKKGTIVRLTVKKADGTRKIIRILRDRVQIGESFAKSSIITHSKTGDKIGYIYLPKFYRNFRNPYDPNATEDVRKELRTLKSKKVKGIILDLRNNGGGSLPDAQMITGLFIKEGPVVQVKNFNGYMQVLKDSDPGIEYEGPLVVLVNRFSASASEILAGALQDYKRAIIVGGEFTHGKGTVQGIYEVGTNPFMNMSVDNLGSLKITVQKYYRITGASTQFKGVTPDVILPDSYGYTESREQDLDNALPWDEVPGQTFEIWKNQKYNIDDLRKKSEVRTKDNKKLQKIAESVTYLKKKRDETVSTLNIDKLKKEIEENKKINETFKKTDPSEDITVSDYEDSLMRNNPTPKKVDKKAWKEEFDQRRKEWVEGLQKDAILEEALFIIHDMLS; encoded by the coding sequence ATGAAATTCAAACATACCCTTATTAATGCTTTACTGGTTCCCCTTGTCGCCTTTGGTTTTGATCCTGCAGATAAACAGATCAATAGTATCATTGGTCAAGAGCTTAAATATAACCTTGAACAAAAGCATTTTAGATTAATGAAGGTAGATGATGATCTTTCAAAGAAGGCATTTAATCAATATATTGAAAAGCTTGATTACGGAAAACAGTTTCTAATTAAGAGTGATATTGAAAAGCTAAGACAATATGAGCTTGAAATGGATGATATGCTCAAAAGTGGAGATCTTAAGATCGTAAAAAAATCGATTGATATTCTTGCAAATAGAGTTGCTGAGGTTCGTAAATATGAAATCGAATTATTTAAAAATCAAAAGTTTGATTTTAAAAAAGATGAGACATTAGAGCATGATCCAGACAAACGAAAGTACTTTGACAATTCAAAAGAACTGAAAGAATACTGGAGAAAAGCATTAAAGCAAGCGACCTTAAACAGATACATAACACTTTTAGAAGATCAAAAAGAAGAAGTAGATCAGTCAAAAGAAAACAAAACGACTAAGAAAGATAAAAAAAATGAGACCTTAAAACAAAAGAATATTAGTGTTGATAAGGGCAAAGTGACCACGATTCCAAAACAAAAGGAAGAAGAAAAACCAGGCCCAGACTTAAAAAATAAAGAAAATGGTTCTCTGATTGGCCTAAGTGAAAATGATCTACTCACTAAGGCCCGCGAATCAGTGAGAAAGAAATACAAAAGATTTTTTGATAGGATGTTAAAAGATCGTTTCGAAGATCATGCAGAGAAGTTCTACAATGCAATCACTGAAATTTATGATCCTCACACAAACTATATGCCACCAAAAAAGAAAGAAGATTTTAATATTGAGATTACTGGTTCACTTGAGGGAATTGGAGCTGTTTTAAGCGAAGATGGATCTTATATTAAGGTTGTTCAAATTGTCCCAGGTGGAGCAGCTTGGAAGCAAAAAGAACTAGAGGTTGATGATATCATCCTAAGGGTGGGACAGGGAGAAAAAGGTGGCGAGGACGTTGATTTAGAGGATATGCGCGTTGATGATGCTGTTAGATATATTAGAGGAAAAAAAGGAACAATAGTTAGATTAACTGTTAAAAAAGCAGATGGTACCAGAAAAATTATTAGAATTCTAAGAGACCGAGTTCAAATTGGTGAGTCTTTTGCAAAATCTTCAATTATTACTCATAGTAAAACAGGTGATAAAATAGGATATATTTATCTTCCAAAATTTTACCGAAATTTCCGAAATCCCTACGACCCTAATGCAACTGAGGATGTGAGAAAAGAGCTCAGAACTTTAAAAAGTAAAAAAGTAAAAGGGATTATTCTTGATTTAAGAAACAACGGAGGAGGTTCTCTTCCCGATGCTCAAATGATAACTGGACTTTTTATTAAAGAGGGACCTGTCGTTCAGGTAAAAAACTTTAATGGTTACATGCAAGTGTTGAAAGATTCAGATCCTGGAATTGAGTATGAAGGACCACTCGTAGTACTCGTAAATAGATTTTCAGCTTCGGCCTCTGAAATTTTGGCCGGCGCTTTACAAGATTATAAAAGGGCCATTATCGTTGGTGGAGAATTTACACATGGAAAAGGAACAGTTCAAGGAATTTATGAAGTAGGAACAAATCCTTTTATGAATATGTCTGTGGATAATTTAGGTTCATTGAAGATAACAGTTCAAAAATATTACAGGATAACTGGAGCTTCGACTCAGTTTAAAGGTGTTACTCCCGACGTTATTTTACCCGATTCCTATGGATATACAGAGAGTCGGGAACAGGATTTGGACAACGCTTTGCCATGGGATGAAGTTCCTGGACAGACTTTTGAAATCTGGAAGAACCAAAAATATAATATTGATGATTTGAGGAAAAAAAGTGAAGTAAGAACCAAAGATAACAAAAAGCTTCAAAAAATTGCTGAAAGTGTAACTTATCTCAAAAAGAAAAGAGATGAAACTGTTTCAACACTGAATATAGATAAATTAAAAAAAGAGATTGAAGAAAATAAGAAAATCAATGAAACCTTCAAAAAAACTGATCCGAGTGAAGATATAACAGTATCTGACTACGAAGATTCTCTTATGAGAAATAATCCGACTCCTAAAAAAGTTGATAAAAAAGCTTGGAAAGAAGAATTTGATCAGAGAAGAAAAGAGTGGGTTGAGGGTCTGCAAAAAGATGCCATCTTAGAAGAGGCCTTATTTATAATTCATGATATGCTTTCATAA
- a CDS encoding YchJ family protein, with protein METCPCGSKKEYQNCCEPIINGTQLAKTAEACMRSRYTAFVKGEIDHIKNTFDPNSQNEFDSEETKNWSSKSQWQGLDILNVIDGMEKDETGQVEFIARYKISGLEQQHHELSEFKKIDDKWYFIDGKEIKSPFKRSQPKVGRNDPCPCGSGKKFKKCCG; from the coding sequence ATGGAAACCTGTCCTTGCGGGAGCAAAAAAGAATATCAAAATTGTTGTGAACCGATAATTAACGGCACTCAATTAGCAAAAACAGCTGAGGCCTGTATGAGATCCCGATATACAGCGTTTGTAAAAGGTGAAATAGATCATATTAAAAATACATTTGATCCAAATTCCCAAAATGAGTTTGATAGTGAAGAAACTAAAAATTGGTCAAGCAAATCGCAATGGCAAGGACTAGACATTTTAAACGTTATTGATGGGATGGAAAAAGATGAAACAGGGCAAGTTGAATTTATTGCTCGCTATAAAATAAGTGGACTAGAACAACAACACCACGAACTGTCTGAGTTTAAAAAAATTGACGACAAATGGTATTTCATTGATGGCAAAGAAATAAAATCTCCATTCAAAAGATCTCAACCCAAAGTAGGTAGAAATGATCCTTGTCCCTGTGGATCGGGCAAAAAATTTAAAAAGTGCTGTGGTTAG
- a CDS encoding S9 family peptidase produces MKIIILRILFGVIFIASCSDKMSFAPPTAPKHIHQTKIHGQEFIDNYAWLKHTTKNHPSEIIDYLNAENHYTSKMMEKTLSLRERIFSEMKSRLKESDESYPYQYKDYFYYHSILDGEQHRSYYRKDKNNNIELILDYNKLAKGSQGFSVKRREISPSQNLVAYTVDYTGSETYDLYIKNIKTGKTIETKLKNIFGSFVWGNDDQTIYYLKEDHSKRPYQIFKYDLNTGNEKLIYEDKDEKYYVYIEKSIFEDKYFIGSESYLQTEYHIMDLNDNISLINHRRKDHRYFPFESNEQLYILSNKDGENFAIYTCSKKCADEKDWTVLRAHNPDQYIVNISVFKTHLAIIFRENGQQYLSIRNKKTGNEKIVEFPDEIYSISMAENHIFTASKFRFYYESPITPYSVIDIDFETLEKTVLKTKDVPHYDKSLYQVKRLWAPSHDGKLIPITMVALKSLQQNSMNFLSLYGYSSYGANIDPGFRISLFSLVDREVVSATCHARGSSTLGMNWYMQGKLLNKINTFKDFISCAEFLIQEKYSSKKKISIHGGSAGGLLIGAVLNMRPDLFSSAVAQVPFVDSLNTMLDDKLPLTTNEYEEWGNPNDKEYFNYMKSYAPYENIKSQNYPHILAVSGLHDTRVGYWEAAKWVAKLREFNTSPNYILLKTEMEKGHAGAAGRYDYLKELAYIYAFILTYK; encoded by the coding sequence ATGAAAATAATAATTTTGAGGATTTTATTTGGAGTCATTTTTATAGCTTCTTGTTCAGATAAAATGAGTTTTGCTCCACCAACAGCACCTAAACACATTCATCAAACTAAAATCCATGGACAAGAATTTATTGATAATTACGCGTGGCTGAAACATACTACAAAAAACCACCCTTCAGAAATTATCGATTATCTTAATGCCGAGAATCATTATACTTCAAAAATGATGGAAAAAACTCTGTCATTAAGGGAACGAATTTTTAGTGAAATGAAATCTCGTTTAAAAGAATCAGATGAAAGCTACCCCTATCAATACAAAGATTATTTTTATTACCATTCAATTTTAGATGGAGAGCAACATCGCTCCTATTACCGAAAAGACAAAAATAACAATATAGAATTAATTCTAGACTACAATAAACTGGCCAAAGGATCACAAGGCTTTAGTGTTAAAAGGCGAGAAATTTCACCCTCTCAAAATCTTGTCGCTTATACCGTAGATTATACGGGTAGCGAAACATATGATCTTTATATCAAAAATATCAAAACCGGAAAAACAATTGAAACAAAACTTAAAAATATTTTTGGTTCTTTTGTTTGGGGAAATGATGACCAAACGATTTATTACTTGAAAGAAGATCACTCAAAACGTCCTTATCAAATTTTTAAATACGATTTAAACACTGGAAATGAAAAACTTATCTATGAAGACAAGGATGAAAAGTATTATGTCTATATTGAAAAATCAATTTTTGAAGACAAGTATTTCATTGGATCTGAAAGCTATTTACAAACTGAATATCATATTATGGATTTGAATGATAATATTTCACTCATCAATCATCGACGCAAGGACCACCGCTATTTTCCTTTTGAGAGTAATGAACAACTTTACATCCTTTCAAATAAGGATGGCGAAAACTTCGCTATTTATACCTGCTCTAAAAAATGTGCAGATGAAAAAGATTGGACCGTGTTAAGAGCACATAATCCAGATCAATATATTGTCAACATCTCGGTCTTTAAAACACATCTGGCCATCATATTCAGAGAAAATGGCCAACAGTACCTAAGTATAAGAAACAAAAAAACTGGTAATGAAAAGATTGTAGAATTTCCAGATGAAATTTATTCAATATCTATGGCCGAAAATCATATCTTTACTGCTTCCAAATTTCGTTTCTACTATGAGTCTCCAATCACCCCTTACTCAGTTATTGATATTGATTTTGAAACATTAGAAAAAACAGTTTTAAAAACCAAAGATGTTCCTCATTATGACAAATCTTTATACCAAGTAAAAAGATTATGGGCCCCCTCTCATGATGGAAAATTAATTCCAATTACAATGGTGGCATTAAAATCCTTGCAACAAAACAGTATGAATTTTCTTAGTCTCTATGGTTATTCATCGTATGGAGCGAATATTGATCCAGGATTTCGGATCTCACTATTTTCATTAGTTGACAGAGAAGTTGTCTCTGCCACTTGCCATGCTAGAGGATCGTCGACATTAGGCATGAATTGGTACATGCAAGGGAAATTACTCAATAAAATAAATACCTTCAAAGATTTCATAAGTTGTGCTGAGTTTTTAATCCAAGAAAAATATAGCTCAAAAAAGAAAATCTCAATTCATGGAGGTTCCGCCGGAGGGTTACTGATTGGTGCTGTTTTAAATATGAGACCAGATCTCTTTTCATCAGCAGTAGCGCAAGTACCTTTTGTCGATTCTCTCAATACAATGCTTGATGATAAACTTCCTCTAACGACCAATGAATATGAAGAGTGGGGAAATCCAAATGATAAAGAGTATTTTAATTATATGAAATCATATGCTCCCTACGAAAATATCAAATCTCAAAATTACCCTCATATTCTGGCAGTTTCAGGTCTCCATGATACAAGAGTCGGTTATTGGGAAGCTGCTAAGTGGGTAGCGAAATTAAGGGAATTCAATACTAGTCCAAACTATATACTTTTAAAAACTGAAATGGAAAAAGGACATGCAGGGGCAGCTGGAAGATACGATTACTTGAAAGAACTTGCCTACATATATGCTTTTATTTTGACATATAAATAG